From Pseudoxanthomonas sp. CF385, a single genomic window includes:
- the rfbB gene encoding dTDP-glucose 4,6-dehydratase: protein MPTWLVTGGAGFIGGNFVLRAVARGVKVVNLDALTYAGNRDTLASVHENPLHVFVEGDIGDRALVAALLAEHRPDAVVNFAAESHVDRSIDGPSAFIQTNVVGTLGLLESVRDYWKALEGAARDQFRFLHVSTDEVYGSLGDTGKFTETTPYAPNSPYSASKAASDHLVRAFHHTYGLPVLTTNCSNNYGPYHFPEKLIPLIIARALAGEPLPVYGDGKNVRDWLFVGDHCQAIRTVLEKGRVGETYNVGGNAEKQNLEVVHAICALLDARVPRADGQPRTSQITFVADRPGHDRRYAIDASKLRDELGWEPEYTFDQGIAETVDWYLANQDWVNRVLDGSYRLERIGTAA from the coding sequence GTGCCGACATGGCTGGTCACCGGCGGAGCCGGTTTCATCGGGGGTAATTTCGTCCTGCGCGCGGTGGCGCGTGGCGTGAAGGTCGTCAACCTGGACGCGCTGACATACGCGGGCAACCGGGACACGCTGGCCTCGGTCCACGAAAACCCGCTGCATGTCTTCGTCGAGGGGGACATCGGGGACCGTGCGCTGGTTGCCGCGCTGCTGGCCGAGCACCGTCCGGATGCGGTGGTGAATTTCGCGGCCGAGAGCCACGTGGACCGTTCGATCGATGGGCCTTCGGCGTTCATCCAGACCAACGTCGTCGGCACGCTGGGATTGCTGGAGTCCGTGCGCGACTACTGGAAAGCGCTGGAGGGCGCCGCGCGCGACCAGTTCCGCTTCCTGCACGTGTCCACCGATGAGGTCTACGGTTCGCTGGGCGACACCGGCAAGTTCACCGAGACCACGCCTTACGCGCCCAATTCACCTTATTCCGCGTCGAAAGCGGCTTCCGATCATCTGGTGCGCGCTTTCCACCATACGTACGGCCTGCCGGTCCTGACCACTAACTGCTCGAATAACTACGGCCCCTATCATTTCCCGGAAAAGCTCATTCCGCTGATCATCGCGCGGGCGCTCGCCGGGGAGCCGCTGCCGGTATACGGCGACGGCAAGAACGTCCGCGACTGGCTGTTCGTAGGCGACCATTGCCAGGCCATCCGCACCGTGCTCGAGAAGGGACGGGTCGGCGAGACGTACAACGTGGGCGGCAATGCCGAAAAGCAGAATCTCGAAGTCGTCCACGCGATCTGCGCGCTGCTCGACGCACGCGTACCGCGCGCTGACGGCCAGCCGCGCACTAGCCAGATCACCTTCGTGGCGGATCGGCCGGGCCATGACCGCCGTTATGCGATCGATGCGTCCAAGCTGCGCGACGAGCTGGGCTGGGAGCCGGAATACACCTTCGATCAAGGCATCGCAGAGACGGTGGACTGGTACCTCGCCAACCAGGACTGGGTCAACCGCGTACTGGACGGCAGCTACCGTCT
- the ssb gene encoding single-stranded DNA-binding protein: MARGINKVILVGNLGNDPETRYTQGGMAITRISLATTSVRKDKDGNQQERTEWHRVVFFGKLGEIAGEYLRKGSSVYVEGSIRYDKYTGQDGQEKYSTDIIADEMQMLGGREGGGGGGGGDRPARAPRQDYGNQGGGQAQRRQAPAPQQAPPMDDFADDDIPF; this comes from the coding sequence ATGGCCCGCGGCATCAATAAAGTCATCCTGGTCGGCAACCTCGGCAACGACCCCGAAACCCGCTACACCCAGGGCGGCATGGCGATCACCCGGATCAGCCTGGCGACGACGAGCGTGCGCAAGGACAAGGACGGCAACCAGCAGGAGCGCACCGAATGGCACCGCGTGGTGTTCTTCGGCAAGCTCGGCGAGATCGCCGGCGAATACCTGCGCAAGGGCAGCTCGGTGTACGTCGAGGGCTCGATCCGCTACGACAAGTACACCGGCCAGGATGGGCAGGAGAAATATTCCACCGATATCATCGCCGACGAGATGCAGATGCTCGGCGGTCGCGAGGGTGGCGGCGGCGGCGGCGGCGGCGATCGCCCGGCCCGCGCGCCGCGCCAGGACTACGGCAACCAGGGCGGCGGCCAGGCGCAGCGTCGTCAAGCGCCGGCGCCGCAGCAGGCACCGCCGATGGACGATTTCGCGGACGACGACATTCCGTTCTGA